Proteins encoded within one genomic window of Sulfurovum sp. XGS-02:
- the ilvD gene encoding dihydroxy-acid dehydratase, with translation MRSDEIKEGFSRAPHRSLLRATGVKDEDFKKPFIGVANSFIEIIPGHFFLNKVAEVIKEEIRANGCVPFEFNTIGVDDGIAMGHDGMLYSLPSREIIANSVETVMNAHKLDAMIAIPNCDKIVPGMIMGALRVDVPTVFVSGGPMEKGYTKDGTPIDLATAFEAVGKHETGEITDEELHDIECNACPSGGSCSGMFTANSMNTLMEAMGIALPGNGTILALTPERTELYRKAARRICEIAKSEQSEREKYRIRNILNENAVRNAFAVDMAMGGSSNTVLHMLAIAKEAEIDFNLEDINAISKRVSHIAKISPSLSTVHMEDINKAGGVNAVMHEMMKRGDNILIDNLSITGETLYEKVKDAKILDTNIIHTIDNPYSEVGGLAILYGNLAEQGAVIKTAGITGDRVFTGTAVCFNSQDEAIEGIIGGKVKAGNVVVIRYEGPRGGPGMQEMLSPTSLIMGMGLGDKVALITDGRFSGATRGASIGHVSPEAAEGGLIGLLEDGDEIHIDVDNYILEARLSFEEIAERRDNFKPLVKPLKSKWLRQYRALVTNASSGAVLEAE, from the coding sequence ATGAGAAGTGATGAAATAAAAGAGGGGTTTAGTAGAGCTCCACATAGAAGTCTACTGCGTGCAACCGGTGTAAAAGATGAAGATTTTAAAAAACCGTTCATCGGTGTGGCAAATTCATTTATAGAGATCATTCCCGGGCACTTTTTCCTTAACAAAGTAGCAGAAGTGATCAAAGAAGAGATACGTGCCAATGGCTGTGTTCCTTTTGAATTCAATACGATCGGTGTAGATGACGGTATCGCTATGGGGCATGACGGTATGCTCTACTCTCTCCCGAGCCGTGAGATCATCGCGAACTCTGTAGAGACTGTGATGAATGCACATAAACTTGATGCAATGATCGCTATCCCGAACTGTGACAAGATCGTTCCTGGAATGATCATGGGTGCTTTACGTGTTGACGTACCTACTGTATTTGTCTCCGGGGGTCCTATGGAAAAAGGATACACCAAAGATGGTACACCTATTGACCTTGCTACGGCATTTGAGGCGGTAGGTAAGCATGAAACCGGTGAGATCACAGATGAAGAGCTTCACGATATCGAGTGTAATGCGTGTCCAAGCGGCGGGTCTTGTTCAGGGATGTTCACGGCAAACTCTATGAACACACTAATGGAAGCCATGGGTATTGCTCTTCCGGGCAACGGGACGATACTCGCTCTTACACCGGAGAGAACAGAGCTTTACAGAAAAGCTGCCAGACGTATCTGTGAGATAGCAAAATCAGAACAGAGCGAACGTGAAAAATACCGAATAAGAAATATTTTAAATGAAAATGCTGTACGTAATGCGTTTGCAGTAGATATGGCCATGGGTGGTAGTTCAAATACCGTACTCCATATGCTGGCTATCGCAAAAGAAGCTGAAATAGACTTCAATCTTGAAGATATCAATGCGATCTCTAAACGTGTTTCTCACATTGCAAAGATCTCTCCATCACTCTCGACTGTACACATGGAAGACATCAACAAAGCGGGCGGAGTCAATGCCGTCATGCATGAAATGATGAAACGCGGTGATAATATCCTCATAGACAACCTATCCATTACAGGGGAAACACTCTATGAAAAAGTAAAAGATGCTAAGATCCTGGATACCAATATTATCCACACGATCGATAATCCTTATTCTGAAGTGGGTGGACTTGCTATCCTTTACGGTAATCTTGCAGAACAGGGTGCCGTGATCAAAACAGCAGGGATCACTGGAGATAGAGTCTTTACTGGTACTGCAGTATGCTTCAACTCGCAAGATGAAGCCATTGAAGGTATTATCGGAGGGAAGGTAAAAGCCGGAAATGTTGTCGTCATACGATATGAAGGTCCTCGCGGTGGTCCTGGTATGCAAGAGATGCTCAGTCCTACAAGCCTCATCATGGGTATGGGTCTGGGAGACAAAGTGGCATTGATCACGGATGGAAGATTCTCTGGAGCAACAAGAGGAGCAAGTATAGGTCACGTCAGTCCTGAAGCTGCAGAAGGCGGACTCATAGGGCTACTTGAAGATGGAGATGAGATACATATCGATGTGGACAATTACATCTTGGAGGCAAGACTCTCCTTTGAAGAGATCGCGGAAAGAAGAGACAACTTCAAACCTTTGGTCAAGCCATTGAAAAGTAAATGGTTAAGACAATATAGAGCGCTGGTCACCAATGCGAGTTCCGGAGCCGTTTTAGAAGCTGAATAA
- a CDS encoding C40 family peptidase, giving the protein MNKLYALLCALSLTTMTATASTHTAKQMVKYTIKKGDTLSSIAHKHHTTISKVRKTNGLKKGAVLRIGKVLKVPANANVLYTKTSEKPIKYVTKKGDTLSSIALKHHTSVTKIRKANALRKSQILKIGKVLDIPQNKKTHRVASAKKPGSNKKLTASISKLDTISLEKEKREEPKTFSFTDLFKSKKDKDADKCQRITSLAKTKLGKKYVWGASGYKNTYDCSSFTKFVYRNFGIDIPRTSIRQSKFGKFVKRSELQKGDLVFFDTSKKRKGYVNHVGIYLGDNKFIHASSAKKKVVITSLNKRFYSNRYKGARRPS; this is encoded by the coding sequence TTGAACAAACTTTATGCGTTACTATGTGCCTTATCTCTCACCACGATGACAGCTACAGCATCGACACACACAGCGAAACAGATGGTCAAATACACTATTAAAAAAGGGGACACCCTCTCTTCTATCGCACACAAACATCATACAACCATTTCAAAAGTAAGAAAAACCAATGGACTGAAAAAAGGTGCTGTCCTTAGGATAGGAAAGGTACTGAAAGTACCGGCAAATGCCAATGTCCTTTATACGAAAACGTCTGAAAAACCGATAAAATATGTGACAAAAAAGGGAGACACCCTTTCTTCTATCGCCCTTAAGCATCATACTTCTGTGACAAAAATACGAAAAGCCAATGCATTGAGAAAAAGTCAGATACTGAAAATTGGAAAGGTATTGGATATCCCCCAAAATAAAAAGACGCATAGAGTGGCAAGTGCAAAGAAGCCGGGTTCAAATAAAAAGTTGACTGCCTCAATCTCTAAGCTGGATACGATCAGCTTAGAAAAAGAGAAGAGAGAAGAACCAAAAACGTTTTCTTTCACGGACCTGTTTAAAAGCAAAAAAGACAAAGACGCGGATAAATGTCAGCGAATCACTTCTTTGGCAAAAACCAAATTAGGGAAAAAATACGTATGGGGAGCAAGCGGATATAAAAATACCTATGACTGTTCCAGTTTTACAAAATTTGTCTATAGAAATTTCGGTATCGATATACCGCGTACCTCGATCAGGCAGTCAAAATTCGGGAAATTCGTGAAAAGAAGTGAGTTGCAAAAGGGAGACCTGGTCTTCTTTGATACGTCTAAAAAACGTAAAGGGTATGTGAATCATGTAGGGATTTATCTTGGAGATAATAAGTTCATTCATGCTTCATCGGCAAAGAAAAAGGTTGTGATCACAAGTCTTAATAAAAGATTTTATAGCAACAGATATAAAGGTGCAAGACGACCTTCTTAA
- a CDS encoding GMC family oxidoreductase → MSMYDVVIVGSGASGGAVAYTLCQAGYKVAVLEKGRLIKREEFSKDELAYCRRDLVTPNLFDEYHTIEEKVDGEWVTTPTYESGWSFWNGNIVGGSSNLMSGMLHRMHPDDFRLKSKYGEIEGANVVDWPISYEELEPYYTLTEELVGISGKVEKHPFEPPRSTADFTQPPTKENAVVKLFDKSCQALDITPLVTPRAVLSKDKPGRNACYYSNRCGSYGCSSGAKGSSREALLKPALATGNLTLLSNSYVKYLHTGKQDEVDHAVVVDTVTGKEKKVKGRIFVVAAQAHESARLLLNSANVHHPDGLGNSSGELGKNLIFSAGGSGQGELHKDALKEIKFEELMTTGLFVNRSILDWYFIDHWWDGKFKGGSVEFMFEHQNIITRARKDNYKEGKLVWGKELGERVVSRFTEQKSIRFEVFNDWLPNDNCFVSLDPVHKDKFGMPVGKLRVEGHPQDLKVGNYIAKKCERILEEMGAKNIYSAISPTPPQNLVAGGCRFGNDPKTSVLNKYCRSHDVKNLYVADASFMPTGGSVAYTWTIYANAFRVADHIVGHLKKRT, encoded by the coding sequence ATGAGTATGTATGATGTTGTCATCGTCGGCTCAGGAGCAAGTGGGGGTGCTGTAGCCTATACATTATGTCAAGCTGGGTACAAAGTAGCCGTGTTGGAAAAAGGGCGGCTCATCAAGCGTGAAGAGTTCTCTAAAGATGAGTTGGCTTACTGCAGAAGAGATCTGGTCACGCCCAATCTGTTTGATGAGTATCATACCATTGAAGAGAAAGTAGATGGTGAGTGGGTAACTACGCCTACCTATGAATCGGGGTGGAGTTTTTGGAACGGGAACATCGTAGGGGGCTCTTCCAATTTGATGTCGGGTATGCTGCACCGTATGCACCCCGATGATTTCAGACTGAAGAGCAAATACGGAGAGATAGAAGGAGCCAATGTAGTCGACTGGCCCATATCGTATGAAGAGTTGGAACCCTATTATACGCTGACTGAAGAGTTGGTAGGCATTTCGGGAAAAGTCGAGAAGCATCCCTTTGAACCGCCCCGAAGTACTGCAGATTTTACACAGCCTCCGACCAAAGAGAATGCTGTGGTAAAGCTTTTTGACAAAAGTTGTCAAGCTCTTGACATTACACCGCTTGTCACACCAAGAGCAGTACTCTCAAAAGACAAGCCCGGACGTAATGCCTGTTATTATTCAAACCGCTGCGGAAGCTACGGGTGCAGCTCCGGGGCCAAGGGAAGTTCGAGAGAGGCGCTTTTAAAACCTGCTTTGGCTACAGGTAACCTGACCTTGCTGAGTAACAGCTATGTGAAGTATCTGCATACTGGCAAACAGGATGAGGTAGATCATGCCGTAGTGGTTGACACAGTGACAGGGAAAGAGAAAAAGGTCAAAGGCAGGATCTTTGTTGTGGCCGCACAGGCGCACGAGAGTGCAAGGCTTTTACTCAATTCAGCCAATGTGCATCATCCTGATGGTTTGGGGAACAGTAGCGGTGAGCTTGGGAAGAACCTCATTTTCTCTGCGGGAGGTTCCGGACAGGGAGAACTGCATAAGGATGCCTTGAAAGAGATAAAATTTGAAGAGTTGATGACAACAGGACTTTTTGTCAACCGCTCTATTCTGGATTGGTATTTTATTGACCATTGGTGGGATGGTAAATTTAAAGGAGGGTCCGTTGAATTTATGTTTGAACATCAAAATATCATCACTCGGGCACGGAAAGACAATTACAAAGAGGGTAAGCTTGTGTGGGGGAAAGAGCTGGGTGAACGTGTGGTGTCCCGCTTTACAGAGCAAAAAAGTATACGATTTGAGGTCTTTAATGACTGGCTCCCGAATGACAACTGTTTTGTCTCCCTTGACCCTGTGCATAAAGACAAGTTCGGTATGCCTGTAGGAAAACTGCGTGTGGAAGGACATCCTCAAGACCTGAAAGTGGGAAATTATATTGCAAAGAAGTGTGAGAGGATACTCGAAGAGATGGGAGCTAAGAATATATACTCTGCTATCTCTCCGACACCCCCGCAGAACCTGGTCGCGGGAGGATGCCGTTTTGGAAATGACCCTAAGACATCGGTATTGAACAAATATTGCCGATCGCATGATGTCAAGAACCTCTATGTGGCAGATGCCAGTTTTATGCCTACAGGAGGTTCTGTAGCGTATACTTGGACCATTTATGCCAATGCATTCAGAGTAGCAGATCACATTGTAGGTCACTTAAAAAAGCGTACATAA
- a CDS encoding gluconate 2-dehydrogenase subunit 3 family protein yields MKRRKFLIFGSVLGLSPYIKAKGVSEFEKTFKKVAPTLSAVQEHLFPEGSKLPSARSMKATQFLFETMMHQSFDRDIKAFVIEGAKELEKREQGRFISMTDQEKEKALRAYEETRYGRNWLSHIMTLTMEGLFSDPIYGSNIEEAGWQAISSYSGLPRPTTRYIEL; encoded by the coding sequence ATGAAAAGAAGAAAATTCCTCATATTCGGTTCCGTTCTGGGACTCTCCCCCTATATAAAGGCAAAAGGGGTCAGTGAGTTTGAGAAAACATTTAAAAAGGTAGCACCGACACTCTCTGCGGTACAGGAGCATCTGTTTCCTGAAGGAAGCAAGCTTCCCTCTGCCAGATCGATGAAGGCCACACAATTCTTGTTTGAAACGATGATGCATCAGAGCTTTGATAGGGATATCAAAGCGTTTGTCATTGAGGGGGCAAAAGAGCTGGAGAAACGTGAACAAGGAAGGTTTATATCGATGACAGATCAGGAGAAAGAAAAGGCCTTGCGTGCGTATGAGGAGACACGTTATGGCCGAAATTGGCTGTCCCATATCATGACACTGACGATGGAAGGGCTCTTTAGCGATCCGATCTACGGTTCAAATATTGAAGAAGCAGGGTGGCAGGCGATCTCCTCGTATAGCGGTCTCCCCAGACCTACAACAAGATATATAGAGTTATGA
- a CDS encoding DoxX family protein codes for MLKDIYSSTRNILSKGEDIALLLARLTIAYGFYNPAMQKWSDMSSVASWFGTLGIPFPTLNAYLAASTELLGVVLLTLGLFTRLISLPLIVVMIVAIITVHIGHGFSAGDNGFEIPLYYMLFLAMFASFGAGKFSLDHLLFGEEQ; via the coding sequence ATGCTTAAAGATATCTATTCAAGCACCAGAAATATATTAAGCAAGGGAGAAGATATAGCCTTGCTTTTAGCCAGACTCACTATAGCCTATGGATTTTACAACCCGGCGATGCAAAAGTGGTCAGATATGTCCAGTGTTGCCAGCTGGTTTGGTACCCTGGGCATCCCCTTCCCTACGCTGAATGCTTATCTGGCAGCCAGTACGGAACTACTGGGTGTTGTCTTATTAACACTGGGACTCTTTACAAGACTGATCTCACTCCCCCTTATTGTGGTGATGATCGTTGCCATTATTACCGTACATATAGGCCATGGTTTTTCTGCGGGAGACAATGGGTTTGAAATTCCTTTATATTACATGTTGTTTTTAGCAATGTTCGCTTCATTTGGAGCCGGAAAATTCAGCTTAGACCACCTTCTTTTTGGTGAAGAGCAATAA
- a CDS encoding ferredoxin-thioredoxin reductase catalytic domain-containing protein: MQPIDMNSDEFQAELEKTWAFVDKVNNQFGFVPNPNEEVNEGVAMGLARNKLIYGKRFCPCFMVIGETKEEQKAADNRICPCTPALEKEIPEDGTCHCGIFCTPEYAQAQAQHDAIEEVVHQHSGGLTKEQAELLLKEEQLDGDELEALIEAKKLGMINFTLVDTREYMEYQMEHIVGTDVLVPTSQFYAKVEAELAAKKAEPIIVYCHSGSRSYQVQHAMKGLGFEHVCNLRPGIIGFSGETQRG, translated from the coding sequence ATGCAACCGATAGATATGAACTCAGATGAATTTCAAGCCGAACTGGAAAAGACTTGGGCCTTTGTAGATAAGGTCAATAACCAGTTTGGTTTTGTTCCCAACCCTAATGAAGAGGTCAACGAAGGTGTGGCGATGGGGCTTGCACGCAATAAGCTCATCTACGGTAAAAGGTTTTGTCCTTGTTTTATGGTAATTGGAGAGACAAAAGAGGAGCAAAAAGCAGCAGATAACCGTATCTGCCCATGTACCCCTGCCCTGGAAAAAGAGATCCCTGAAGACGGTACCTGCCACTGTGGGATCTTCTGTACACCGGAGTACGCTCAGGCACAAGCACAGCATGATGCCATAGAGGAAGTCGTACATCAACACTCCGGTGGCTTGACCAAAGAGCAGGCAGAGCTTCTTCTCAAAGAAGAGCAGCTTGACGGAGATGAACTTGAAGCGCTCATAGAAGCAAAAAAACTGGGGATGATCAATTTTACCCTTGTGGATACAAGAGAGTACATGGAGTATCAAATGGAACATATCGTAGGGACTGATGTACTTGTACCTACCTCACAATTCTACGCAAAAGTAGAAGCAGAACTTGCAGCGAAGAAAGCAGAACCTATCATCGTATACTGCCATTCAGGCAGCCGAAGCTACCAGGTGCAACACGCCATGAAAGGCCTGGGCTTCGAACATGTATGCAACCTCAGACCGGGAATCATCGGATTCTCAGGCGAAACACAAAGAGGATAA
- the rplT gene encoding 50S ribosomal protein L20, with product MRVKTGVVRHRRHKRLLKQARGFYSGRRKHFRKAKEQLERSLVYAYRDRRQKKRDFRRLWIVRINAAARLNGLNYSTFMHGLKLANIELDRKILADMAMNAPESFAKVAEASKAAIAK from the coding sequence ATGAGAGTAAAAACTGGTGTCGTAAGACACAGACGTCATAAAAGACTATTAAAACAAGCAAGAGGGTTCTACAGCGGTAGAAGAAAACACTTCAGAAAAGCGAAAGAACAACTCGAGCGTTCATTAGTATATGCTTACAGAGATAGAAGACAAAAAAAGAGAGATTTCAGAAGACTCTGGATCGTTCGTATCAATGCAGCTGCAAGATTGAATGGATTGAACTATTCAACATTTATGCATGGTCTTAAACTTGCAAATATCGAACTTGACAGAAAGATTCTTGCTGATATGGCAATGAATGCGCCTGAAAGTTTTGCAAAAGTAGCGGAAGCTTCAAAAGCTGCGATTGCTAAATAA
- the rpmI gene encoding 50S ribosomal protein L35, whose translation MPKMKSVKGAVKRFKVKKSGKIKRGTAYRSHILSKVDGKHHRSMRSPKHVDPVDAKNIKEMIN comes from the coding sequence ATGCCAAAAATGAAAAGTGTTAAAGGCGCTGTTAAGCGTTTTAAAGTGAAAAAAAGCGGCAAGATCAAAAGAGGTACGGCGTACAGAAGTCACATCCTTTCTAAAGTTGATGGTAAACATCACAGAAGTATGAGAAGTCCTAAGCACGTTGACCCTGTTGATGCAAAAAACATTAAAGAGATGATCAACTAA
- a CDS encoding site-specific integrase — protein MGWSVHFHSVRKEWAVIDDNMKLVIPVYYFLKARKGERYAQNSLKAYATDLMHLYRFLNKRGLDITTMESSDIEDFKEWLMFPRELRDSFDSSILVLNKKAAITGSSWNRILSTLEEYITWLHIRNTPLSKSIMKLTHLREQKRKGKGRRKGKKGLLKVNDMEKQPEYIPPDKRNEIRGHLAERDQLIFDFFYFSGMRIGEALSFRVSSFTPKSFSGSIADIELEDSLEERLDLQTKTGGRTLYLPTPLYQRLLQYRLYKRGRTKSDRLFVTTRNCGKSSKGSPLAPDTFRKNLKRACEKCGASYTPHDLRHTLATDILRATNDISLAQDILGHKSLDTTKKYVHPQDEDIAHDLGGVYTSLYSKLMED, from the coding sequence ATGGGATGGAGCGTACATTTTCATTCTGTTCGTAAAGAATGGGCAGTAATTGATGACAATATGAAATTAGTAATTCCTGTCTATTATTTTCTCAAAGCAAGAAAGGGTGAAAGGTATGCTCAGAACAGTCTAAAAGCGTATGCCACTGACCTGATGCACTTGTATCGCTTTTTGAACAAAAGAGGATTAGATATTACCACCATGGAGAGTTCTGACATTGAAGACTTTAAAGAATGGCTCATGTTTCCAAGAGAACTGAGGGACTCTTTTGATTCAAGTATTCTGGTACTCAATAAAAAAGCTGCAATTACAGGCAGTTCATGGAATCGAATTTTGTCAACCCTGGAGGAGTATATAACGTGGCTGCACATAAGAAATACACCTTTATCTAAATCCATAATGAAACTAACTCACCTGCGTGAACAAAAAAGGAAAGGAAAGGGGCGAAGGAAAGGAAAAAAAGGACTTCTAAAAGTTAACGATATGGAGAAGCAACCCGAGTATATACCGCCAGACAAGAGAAATGAAATTCGTGGACACCTAGCTGAAAGGGATCAGCTCATCTTTGATTTTTTTTATTTTTCGGGCATGAGGATTGGAGAGGCGCTTTCCTTTAGAGTCTCTAGCTTTACACCTAAATCTTTTTCAGGCAGCATTGCCGACATAGAACTTGAAGATAGCCTAGAGGAAAGACTTGACCTTCAGACTAAAACGGGAGGCAGAACACTTTATTTACCGACCCCTCTTTATCAGAGGCTTTTGCAGTACCGACTATACAAAAGAGGCAGGACCAAAAGTGACAGACTTTTTGTCACCACTAGAAACTGCGGAAAGAGTAGCAAAGGTTCCCCTCTTGCCCCTGACACCTTCAGAAAAAACCTGAAGCGTGCCTGTGAAAAATGTGGTGCATCCTATACGCCACATGACCTAAGGCACACCCTAGCGACTGACATACTAAGGGCAACCAACGACATCAGTCTTGCGCAAGACATTTTGGGCCACAAATCCCTTGATACCACTAAAAAATATGTACACCCCCAAGACGAAGATATTGCACATGATCTTGGTGGCGTTTACACAAGCTTATATAGCAAGCTCATGGAGGACTAG
- a CDS encoding tyrosine-type recombinase/integrase produces MTKPNGPEQCQTKRWIKSRFDTPKELSKDLKIGELIAYIFARGDISCAKISRKGNLLETITYIADITLKDFNSKDLFFAASKACEGTDEKRKKSREQSIRSGIKTLFLDPAIKKNLLTYAYLRRDRDDIEDFLAWISRKSSRNPALVLTGETTLEEYLGWLIKNKKLSINKVQSIALFKEIIEKLIKTKIKDINSEMILDALSTDKEVPADKFGSTRSNFKKVIMKDAIDLGICKFARPRSATPDFRNWIAQQTEEVPKISRDMTFGQFVVWLNGKNKLNEELLFRLSKTYAKKIISDTFDIKLSEFRWKDIQVATETYKKETGTKAIYKNLFKRAFLDPAAEMGLLVKEYTNRSDTKYMIACQLELSEHIKKEDRTIGFYIAKIYGDSMHQQTSFLDVFLDLWDTKASCLVPTIIPALSSRKEEQALRAICDSITEDKLLQFDFYDYQEMQRNMTTANIRDDIWKIKTGVSTYSRLDFRDIESKALKILAKKYIKWRIGKQYKGQTRTLRQLKEGLFFFLSSTDRTLTQFTNRSKKEWLLWLKGRFSDSRGKQVFYTGKQFLSYCLDIHPKSLSKNLNLSGLNNPFKESAANPKQYPQWEIDQIISGLKRHNDRQFSDILTLIMLTAKRRSEILTLKRDCLIDIAGIKYLKYTDSKNNAEKRSPLQSFRIEGAPSLFKKDVETIITEIIERQITHSKDKLLFCHPDERDLLLISERAQRNNRGYKCGAVTGSVYKTKKEAFVRLHKITFSLDAHKFRHTLASAIIRSGKGIDTAARTLGNHPKTTAKYYEANVSKKETMSLPVSPKVDALEDAKELAMLNEVPTYCKGDAPNDGSAVPGGRCLGGQETKLSCKFYQRLFGSGGCLGCGSLGVGEENRFYYEDLKYELNKELDEVKGTPFASAVSSKIKLVTNTLKTLDKGEKL; encoded by the coding sequence ATGACAAAGCCCAATGGCCCCGAACAATGCCAAACAAAAAGATGGATAAAGAGTCGCTTTGATACACCAAAAGAGCTATCCAAAGACTTAAAAATCGGGGAGCTTATAGCCTATATTTTTGCAAGAGGGGATATATCATGTGCAAAAATATCAAGAAAAGGCAACCTGCTTGAAACGATTACATACATTGCCGACATTACATTGAAAGACTTCAACTCAAAAGATCTATTTTTTGCAGCCTCAAAAGCTTGTGAAGGTACAGATGAAAAGCGCAAGAAGAGCAGAGAACAATCAATAAGAAGTGGCATTAAAACCCTTTTTCTTGATCCTGCAATAAAGAAAAATCTTTTGACATACGCGTACCTAAGGAGAGACAGAGACGACATAGAAGATTTTCTTGCCTGGATCTCCCGAAAAAGCTCTAGGAATCCTGCGTTGGTGCTGACTGGCGAGACCACCCTTGAAGAATATCTTGGTTGGCTCATCAAAAACAAAAAGTTGTCCATAAACAAGGTTCAGTCAATAGCTCTTTTTAAAGAAATAATTGAAAAGCTAATCAAGACAAAAATAAAGGATATCAACTCGGAAATGATTCTGGATGCGCTTTCTACCGACAAGGAAGTGCCTGCTGACAAGTTCGGGAGCACTCGCTCCAACTTCAAAAAGGTAATCATGAAAGATGCGATTGATTTGGGCATTTGCAAGTTCGCAAGACCTCGCTCCGCTACACCCGACTTTAGAAACTGGATCGCACAGCAGACAGAAGAAGTCCCCAAAATATCAAGAGACATGACTTTTGGACAATTTGTTGTTTGGCTCAACGGTAAAAATAAATTAAACGAAGAGCTTCTTTTTCGACTCTCTAAGACTTATGCCAAAAAAATTATAAGTGACACATTCGATATAAAATTATCAGAATTTCGTTGGAAAGACATACAGGTGGCAACCGAAACATACAAGAAAGAGACTGGAACAAAGGCTATCTACAAAAACCTTTTTAAAAGAGCTTTTTTAGACCCTGCTGCCGAAATGGGTCTTCTAGTCAAAGAATACACTAATAGGTCGGACACAAAATATATGATAGCTTGCCAATTAGAACTTTCTGAGCATATAAAAAAGGAGGATAGAACTATTGGATTCTATATCGCAAAAATTTATGGAGATTCAATGCATCAGCAAACATCTTTTCTCGATGTATTTCTTGATCTTTGGGACACCAAGGCCTCCTGTCTTGTGCCAACAATCATCCCTGCCCTTTCTTCTCGCAAAGAAGAGCAAGCACTCAGAGCTATTTGCGACTCAATAACTGAGGATAAATTGCTACAGTTTGATTTTTATGATTATCAAGAGATGCAAAGAAACATGACAACAGCAAACATAAGAGATGATATCTGGAAAATTAAAACAGGAGTAAGCACCTATAGTCGACTGGACTTCAGAGACATAGAGAGCAAAGCCCTAAAGATATTGGCAAAAAAATATATAAAATGGAGAATAGGAAAACAATACAAGGGCCAGACGCGCACGCTTAGACAACTAAAGGAAGGGTTATTTTTCTTTTTAAGCTCAACAGACAGGACACTGACACAATTCACAAACAGGTCAAAAAAAGAGTGGCTCTTATGGCTCAAAGGAAGATTTTCGGACAGCAGAGGCAAACAAGTTTTTTACACCGGAAAGCAATTCCTGTCTTACTGTCTTGACATTCATCCCAAAAGCCTCTCCAAAAACCTTAACCTTTCTGGGCTAAACAATCCCTTTAAGGAGTCCGCTGCAAATCCCAAACAATATCCACAATGGGAGATAGATCAGATTATTAGTGGCCTTAAAAGGCACAACGATAGACAATTCTCTGACATCTTGACTCTTATTATGCTTACTGCCAAAAGACGGTCCGAAATATTAACACTAAAGAGGGATTGCCTTATTGACATAGCTGGAATCAAATACTTAAAATATACCGACAGTAAAAACAATGCTGAAAAACGGTCTCCTCTTCAAAGCTTTAGGATCGAGGGTGCCCCTAGCCTCTTCAAAAAAGATGTAGAGACGATTATCACGGAAATTATTGAAAGACAAATAACACACAGCAAAGACAAGCTTCTCTTCTGCCACCCTGACGAAAGAGATCTTTTGTTGATAAGCGAAAGGGCGCAAAGGAACAACAGGGGCTATAAGTGCGGGGCGGTTACAGGCTCGGTTTACAAAACAAAGAAGGAGGCCTTTGTTCGTTTGCACAAAATTACATTCTCATTAGACGCCCACAAGTTCAGACACACACTTGCCTCTGCAATTATTCGCAGCGGAAAAGGAATCGATACGGCTGCCAGAACTTTAGGAAACCATCCTAAAACCACAGCCAAATATTACGAGGCAAACGTCAGCAAAAAGGAAACAATGAGCCTTCCAGTCTCCCCGAAAGTAGATGCGCTAGAGGATGCAAAGGAGCTGGCAATGCTCAATGAAGTTCCCACCTACTGCAAAGGTGATGCCCCTAATGATGGCTCCGCAGTACCGGGAGGGCGATGCCTTGGGGGACAAGAAACAAAATTGTCCTGTAAGTTCTATCAGCGTCTTTTTGGAAGTGGTGGCTGCCTTGGTTGCGGCAGTCTTGGAGTCGGAGAGGAAAACAGATTCTACTACGAGGACTTGAAATATGAATTGAACAAGGAGCTAGACGAAGTTAAAGGAACACCTTTTGCCTCAGCCGTATCGTCAAAAATAAAGCTTGTAACGAATACACTAAAGACATTGGACAAAGGAGAGAAATTATAA